Proteins from a genomic interval of Stenotrophomonas sp. WZN-1:
- the tadA gene encoding tRNA adenosine(34) deaminase TadA, which translates to MTDALGVPVHDVDEHWMRHALALAERAQREFDEIPVGAVLVGADGQLLGEGWNLNIASHDPSAHAEIVAMRAGGTLLANHRLLGSTLYVTLEPCAMCAMAIVHARVARLVYGASDPKTGACGSVFDLLGDARHNHRVEIHGGVLAKEASMRLTNYFRAKRGKPPLLLEDHAGEG; encoded by the coding sequence ATGACCGATGCCCTGGGCGTACCGGTGCACGATGTCGATGAACACTGGATGCGCCATGCGCTGGCGCTGGCCGAGCGTGCGCAGCGCGAGTTCGATGAGATCCCGGTGGGGGCGGTACTGGTCGGTGCCGATGGTCAGCTGCTGGGCGAGGGCTGGAACCTCAACATCGCCTCGCACGACCCCAGTGCACATGCCGAGATCGTGGCCATGCGGGCCGGTGGCACGCTGCTGGCCAACCACCGGCTGCTGGGCAGTACCCTGTACGTGACCCTGGAACCGTGCGCGATGTGTGCGATGGCGATCGTGCATGCTCGCGTCGCCCGTCTGGTCTACGGTGCGAGCGACCCCAAGACCGGCGCCTGCGGCAGCGTGTTCGACCTGCTGGGCGATGCCCGCCACAACCACCGCGTCGAGATCCACGGCGGGGTGCTGGCCAAGGAGGCCAGCATGCGCCTGACCAACTATTTCCGTGCCAAGCGTGGCAAGCCGCCGCTGCTGCTGGAAGACCATGCCGGCGAGGGCTGA
- a CDS encoding EcsC family protein codes for MNEPILLPRDIAHDARDWSDLQRAVALLEAPTLTARMANLVGTPLEFAVKALPSSVSNRIHGAVQAALSKSAQAALWSMDNTPGKGASTRWHKLAAATSGAVGGAFGFAALFIELPVSTTIMMRAVADVARSEGFDLSEFSTRQACLEVFALGGNSPRDDASETGYYLARGFTTDVMRHLSAELAGRVVTGRDLTLGVAPKEAGKLLAKMVEKVAARFGVVVTEKFAAQAVPIVGAAAGATLNTMFTDYYQDMARGHFIVRRLELKYGEDVVRSCYDRVAHGAVKIEPRLE; via the coding sequence ATGAACGAGCCCATCCTGCTCCCCCGCGACATCGCCCATGACGCCCGCGACTGGTCCGACCTGCAGCGCGCGGTGGCCCTGCTGGAAGCGCCGACCCTGACCGCGCGCATGGCCAACCTGGTCGGCACGCCGCTGGAATTCGCCGTGAAGGCGCTGCCCAGTTCGGTCTCCAACCGCATCCATGGAGCGGTGCAGGCGGCGCTGTCCAAGTCGGCGCAGGCGGCGCTGTGGAGCATGGACAACACGCCCGGCAAGGGGGCGTCGACCCGCTGGCACAAACTGGCGGCTGCCACCTCGGGCGCCGTCGGCGGGGCCTTCGGCTTCGCCGCACTATTCATCGAGCTGCCGGTGTCGACCACCATCATGATGCGCGCGGTGGCCGACGTGGCCCGCAGCGAGGGCTTCGACCTGTCCGAGTTCAGCACCCGCCAGGCCTGCCTGGAGGTGTTCGCGCTGGGCGGCAACTCGCCTCGCGATGATGCGAGCGAGACGGGCTACTACCTGGCCCGCGGCTTTACCACCGATGTGATGCGCCATCTGTCGGCCGAGTTGGCCGGGCGCGTGGTGACCGGCCGCGACCTGACCCTGGGCGTGGCACCGAAGGAGGCTGGCAAGCTGTTGGCGAAGATGGTGGAGAAGGTGGCGGCGCGGTTCGGGGTGGTGGTCACCGAGAAATTCGCCGCGCAGGCGGTACCGATTGTCGGTGCGGCCGCGGGTGCAACACTGAATACCATGTTCACCGATTACTACCAGGACATGGCGCGCGGCCACTTCATCGTGCGCCGGCTGGAGCTCAAGTACGGGGAAGATGTGGTGCGAAGCTGCTATGACCGCGTGGCGCATGGCGCGGTCAAGATCGAGCCAAGGCTGGAGTAG
- the orn gene encoding oligoribonuclease: MADNGAANERLIWIDLEMTGLDTDNDSIIEIATVVTDAQLNVLAEGPEFAIHHPLETLEAMDEWNRNQHRRSGLWQRVVDSTTTLGQAEAQTVNFLAQWIPAGLSPMCGNSICQDRRFLHRQMPRLEKYFHYRNLDVSTVKELAKRWAPNVAAGVGKNSNHTALSDVHDSIAELRHYRQFMGALSGLPAA; encoded by the coding sequence ATGGCGGACAACGGCGCGGCCAACGAACGACTGATCTGGATCGACCTGGAAATGACCGGGTTGGATACCGACAACGATTCGATCATCGAGATCGCCACCGTGGTCACCGATGCCCAGCTGAACGTATTGGCCGAAGGTCCGGAGTTCGCCATCCACCACCCGCTGGAAACGCTGGAAGCGATGGATGAGTGGAACCGCAACCAGCACCGCCGCTCGGGCCTGTGGCAGCGCGTGGTGGACAGCACCACCACCCTGGGCCAGGCCGAGGCGCAGACGGTGAATTTCCTGGCGCAGTGGATCCCGGCCGGCCTGTCGCCGATGTGCGGCAACTCCATCTGCCAGGACCGCCGCTTCCTGCATCGCCAGATGCCGCGCCTGGAGAAGTACTTCCACTACCGCAACCTGGACGTGTCCACGGTGAAGGAACTGGCCAAGCGCTGGGCGCCGAACGTGGCCGCTGGCGTGGGCAAGAACAGCAACCACACCGCGCTGAGCGACGTGCACGATTCGATCGCTGAGCTGCGCCATTACCGCCAGTTCATGGGCGCGCTGTCGGGGTTGCCGGCTGCCTGA
- a CDS encoding alkene reductase: MMFTPHRLGALTLPNRIVMPPMTRSRAADGNVATAEMAAYYAQRASAGLIVSEGTQISPQGQGYAWTPGIHSPEQVQGWRRVTDAVHAAGGRIYAQLWHVGRVSHVALQPGGAAPVSSSALLAEGVKVFVDPTGAGPEAGVGEMIQHSMPRALSEDEIPGIVADYAQAARNALDAGFDGVELHGANGYLINQFIDSQANQRTDGYGGSLQNRLRFLREVVQAVTAVAGGDRVGVRLAPLTTLQGAVDDTPQATYLAAAHLLGELGVGYLHIAEADWDDAPLMPVAFKQALRMVYPGTLIYAGKYTAERAEQALAEGWADLIGFGRPFIANPDLPERLRLGTELNPPDRATFFGGGAAGFTDYPTLEESVAA; encoded by the coding sequence ATGATGTTCACCCCCCACCGCCTGGGCGCGCTGACGTTGCCCAATCGCATCGTCATGCCGCCGATGACCCGCTCGCGTGCTGCCGACGGCAACGTCGCCACCGCGGAAATGGCCGCCTACTACGCGCAGCGTGCAAGTGCCGGCCTGATCGTCAGCGAAGGCACCCAGATCAGCCCGCAGGGCCAGGGCTATGCCTGGACCCCGGGCATCCACAGCCCGGAACAGGTGCAGGGCTGGCGCCGCGTGACCGACGCGGTGCACGCCGCTGGCGGCCGCATCTACGCCCAGCTGTGGCACGTGGGCCGGGTCTCGCACGTCGCGCTGCAGCCCGGTGGTGCCGCGCCGGTGTCGTCGTCGGCGCTGCTGGCCGAGGGCGTGAAGGTGTTTGTCGACCCCACCGGCGCCGGCCCGGAAGCGGGCGTGGGCGAGATGATTCAGCACTCGATGCCGCGCGCGCTGAGCGAGGACGAGATTCCGGGCATCGTCGCCGACTACGCCCAGGCGGCACGCAACGCGCTGGACGCAGGCTTCGATGGCGTGGAGTTGCACGGTGCCAATGGCTACCTGATCAACCAGTTCATCGACTCGCAGGCCAACCAGCGCACCGACGGCTATGGCGGCTCGCTGCAGAACCGGCTGCGTTTCCTGCGCGAGGTCGTGCAGGCGGTGACTGCGGTAGCCGGTGGTGACCGCGTCGGTGTTCGCCTGGCACCGCTGACGACGTTGCAGGGTGCGGTGGATGATACGCCGCAGGCGACCTACCTGGCGGCCGCGCATCTTCTGGGTGAACTGGGCGTGGGTTACCTGCATATCGCCGAAGCCGACTGGGACGATGCACCGCTGATGCCGGTGGCGTTCAAGCAGGCGCTGCGCATGGTCTACCCGGGTACGCTGATCTACGCCGGCAAGTACACCGCCGAGCGTGCGGAACAGGCACTGGCTGAAGGCTGGGCCGACCTGATCGGCTTCGGTCGCCCGTTCATCGCCAACCCGGACCTGCCGGAGCGCCTGCGTCTGGGTACGGAATTGAACCCGCCGGATCGGGCGACGTTCTTCGGCGGTGGTGCGGCGGGCTTCACCGACTACCCGACGCTGGAAGAGAGCGTCGCGGCCTGA
- a CDS encoding NAD(P)H-dependent oxidoreductase codes for MRALILLAHPEPRSFNAHLAAQAAKQLRHDALQVDVVDLYAEGFDPLEATYHHPQRLQRERFDAQREQRHSAEQGQLPAEVQHHLQLLRATDLLILQCPLWWFAAPAILKGWLDRVLVYGPMYNSRQRHEHGVMRGKRALLSVTTGSSARACAVDGREGDTRLLLWPLMYSLRYVGFDVMEPHVVHGVRSGLAAERVQAHDEALAMAARNYRERLAQWTRWPIVPFNDSEDFEDGVVLRTEATAYSPFIRHRNIG; via the coding sequence ATGCGCGCCCTGATCCTGCTGGCCCATCCCGAACCCCGCTCGTTCAACGCCCACCTGGCCGCACAGGCCGCAAAGCAGCTGCGGCATGACGCGCTGCAGGTGGACGTGGTCGACCTGTATGCAGAGGGCTTCGATCCGCTGGAAGCCACGTACCATCATCCTCAGCGCCTGCAGCGCGAACGCTTCGATGCCCAGCGCGAACAGCGGCACAGCGCCGAACAAGGCCAGCTGCCGGCCGAGGTGCAGCACCATCTGCAGCTGCTGCGGGCCACCGACCTGCTGATCCTGCAGTGCCCGCTGTGGTGGTTCGCGGCACCGGCCATCCTCAAGGGTTGGCTGGACCGCGTGCTGGTCTACGGGCCGATGTACAACAGCCGCCAGCGCCACGAACACGGCGTGATGCGCGGCAAACGGGCCTTGCTGAGCGTCACCACCGGCTCATCGGCACGGGCCTGCGCGGTGGATGGCCGCGAGGGTGATACCCGTCTGTTGCTGTGGCCGTTGATGTACAGCCTGCGCTACGTCGGCTTCGACGTGATGGAACCGCATGTGGTGCATGGCGTGCGTTCGGGGCTGGCAGCGGAGCGCGTGCAGGCGCACGACGAGGCATTGGCCATGGCTGCACGCAACTACCGGGAGCGGCTTGCTCAGTGGACGCGGTGGCCGATCGTGCCTTTCAACGACAGCGAGGACTTCGAGGACGGCGTGGTGCTGCGCACAGAGGCGACGGCCTACAGCCCCTTCATCCGCCATCGCAATATCGGGTGA
- a CDS encoding N-acetyltransferase: MNCTIRPEAREDHAVIHALTAAAFREAPHSSHTEQFIVDALRARGELSISLVAERQGQVVGHIALSPVTVSDGSSGWFGLGPISVLPGWQGQGIGAALMHAALDALRGQDAHGCVLLGEPAYYGRFGFRAEPGLVLPGVPPEYFQALCLRPPMAQGEVSYSTAFEATA, encoded by the coding sequence TTGAACTGCACGATCCGCCCTGAAGCCCGCGAAGACCACGCTGTCATCCACGCCCTCACCGCGGCGGCATTCCGTGAAGCCCCGCACAGCAGCCATACCGAGCAGTTCATCGTCGACGCGCTGCGTGCACGCGGAGAGCTGAGCATTTCGCTGGTCGCCGAGCGCCAAGGGCAGGTGGTCGGCCACATTGCGCTGTCGCCGGTGACGGTCAGCGATGGCAGTTCGGGCTGGTTCGGTCTTGGGCCCATCTCAGTGCTGCCCGGGTGGCAGGGACAGGGCATTGGCGCGGCGCTGATGCACGCGGCGCTCGACGCATTGCGTGGGCAGGACGCGCACGGCTGCGTATTGCTGGGGGAGCCGGCGTACTACGGGCGGTTCGGATTCCGCGCCGAGCCGGGCCTGGTGCTACCGGGGGTTCCGCCAGAGTACTTCCAGGCGCTGTGCCTGCGTCCGCCGATGGCGCAGGGCGAGGTGAGCTATTCCACGGCCTTTGAAGCCACCGCCTGA
- a CDS encoding helix-turn-helix domain-containing protein, with amino-acid sequence MAYPGDVYAADCSARDALALISGKWVMLLLPALAQGPQRNGALLRKIEGISQKVLTQTLRQLERNGLVERCDLGSKPLHVEYRLTEVARSLVDTLAALDRWAEHNFPALDAARERFDAP; translated from the coding sequence ATGGCCTATCCGGGCGATGTCTATGCCGCCGACTGCTCGGCACGCGATGCGCTGGCGCTGATTTCCGGCAAGTGGGTGATGCTGTTGTTGCCCGCACTCGCGCAGGGTCCGCAACGCAATGGCGCGCTGCTGCGGAAGATCGAAGGCATCTCGCAGAAGGTGTTGACCCAGACCCTTCGGCAGCTGGAGCGCAACGGCCTGGTGGAGCGCTGCGATCTGGGGAGCAAGCCGCTGCATGTCGAGTACCGGTTGACCGAGGTTGCGCGCAGTCTGGTAGACACCCTGGCCGCACTGGACCGTTGGGCCGAGCACAATTTCCCGGCGCTGGACGCGGCCCGCGAGCGCTTCGACGCGCCTTAG
- a CDS encoding acetyltransferase, whose protein sequence is MTTLRPSRADDGAALVDLWRRAVDATHDFLSADDRQAIDAEVAAFLPQAPMTVAVDAQDRPVGFMLIDGAHMEALFIDPDVRGTGIGRQLLQHALALHPLLSTDVNEQNAQAVGFYVRMGFVETGRSPLDSQGRPYPLIHLRYNGRHPSTATAC, encoded by the coding sequence GTGACCACCCTCCGTCCTTCGCGCGCCGACGACGGCGCTGCCCTCGTCGACCTCTGGCGCCGCGCCGTCGACGCCACCCACGACTTCCTCAGCGCCGACGACCGCCAGGCCATCGATGCCGAAGTGGCTGCTTTCCTGCCACAGGCACCGATGACCGTTGCCGTCGATGCGCAGGATCGGCCCGTAGGCTTCATGTTGATCGACGGCGCGCACATGGAAGCGCTGTTCATCGATCCCGACGTGCGCGGTACCGGTATCGGCCGGCAGCTGTTGCAGCACGCACTGGCCCTGCATCCGCTGCTGAGCACCGACGTCAACGAACAGAACGCACAGGCCGTTGGCTTCTACGTCCGCATGGGTTTCGTCGAAACCGGCCGCTCACCGCTTGATTCGCAGGGCCGTCCGTATCCCCTGATCCATCTACGGTACAACGGCCGACATCCCTCGACAGCAACTGCGTGCTAG